The Streptomyces sp. R28 region GCAGGGCTTCGACCGGGCCGAACAGCTGGTCAACCGGCTGATCGAGGCGACCGGCGTCGACCGGTCCAAGATCGCCGGAGTGGGTCTGGGTGTGCCCGGCCCGATCGACGTCGAGTCCGGCACCCTGGGCTCCTCCGCGATCCTCCCGGGCTGGATTGGCACCAAGCCCGCCGAGGAGCTGCGCGGTCGGCTGGGCGTGCCCGTGCACGTGGACAACGACGCCAACCTGGGTGCCCTGGGGGAGATGGTGTGGGGCAGCGGGCGGGGCGTGCGGGACCTGGCGTACATCAAGGTCGCCAGCGGTGTCGGCGCCGGTCTGGTCATCAACGGCAAGATCTACCGGGGCCCGGGTGGCACTGCGGGAGAAATCGGGCATATTACTCTTGATGAATCCGGCCCGGTCTGCCGCTGTGGAAACCGGGGCTGCCTGGAGACCTTCGCGGCCGCGCGCTATGTGCTCCCGCTGCTCCAGTCCAGTCATGGCACCGATCTGACGATGGAAGGCGTCGTACGGCTGGCCAGGGACGGAGACCCGGGCTGCCGTCGGGTGATCGCCGACGTCGGCCGTCACATCGGCAGTGGAGTCGCCAATCTCTGCAATCTCCTGAACCCGAGCCGCGTGGTCCTGGGCGGTGATCTCGCCGAGGCCGGTGAGCTGGTGCTCGGGCCGATCCGGGAGTCCGTCGGCCGCTACGCCATCCCCAGCGCGGCGCGTCAACTGTCCGTTCTCCCCGGGGCACTTGGTGGTCGTGCGGAGGTGCTCGGCGCGCTGGCGCTCGCGCTCAGCGAGATGGGCGATTCAACCCTTTTGGACGGCACGCTGCACGCGGCCACTCCTGTCTTCACTTAGAGAACGGATGGCACCGTTGCCAACCCGTTAAGGATTTACTTCTTGACGTCGCACGTGTGGCCGAGTTGACTTCCAGCCACCTCGGCCGCAATGTCGCGGCCTCGTCAGGGAGGTTTCTGAAGTGAACACGCGTATGCGTCGTGCCGCCGTCGCCGTTGCCGCTGGTGCGATGGCCGTCTCGCTGGCTGCCTGTGGCAGCGCCGAGGAAGCCGGTGGAAACAACGACTCCACCGCCTCCGCCGCCAAGGGCGATGACATCAAGGTCGGTCTCCTGCTCCCGGAGAACCAGACCGCGCGCTACGAGAAGTTCGACCGGCCTCTGATCGAGAAGAAGATCAAGGAGCTGACGAACGGCAAGGCGACGATCGACTACAACAACGCCAAGCAGGACGCCAACCTGCAGGCGCAGCAGGTCGACACCATGATCACCAACAAGGTGGACGTCCTGATCCTGGACGCGGTCGACGCCAAGGCGATCAAGAACTCCGTCCAGAAGGCCGTGGATCAGGGCATCAAGGTCGTCGCCTACGACCGCCTGGCCGAGGGCCCGATCAGCGGTTACACCTCGTTCGACAACGAGGAGGTCGGCAGGACCCAGGGCGAGGCCCTGCTGAAGGCCCTGGGTGACAAGGCCACCAAGGACTCCAAGATCGTCATGATCAACGGCTCGGTCACCGACCCGAACGCCGCCCAGTTCAAGAAGGGCGCCCACTCCGCCCTCGACGGCAAGGTCACCATCGCCAAGGAGTACGACACCAAGGAGTGGAAGCCGGAGAACGCCAACTCCGAGATGGAGGCGGCGATCTCGGCGGTCGGCAAGAACGACATCGCCGGCGTCTACTCCGCGAACGACGGCATGGCCGGCGGTATCATCACCGCCCTCAACGCCGCCGGCATCAAGGTCCCGGTCACCGGCCAGGACGCCGAGCTCGCCGCCGTGCAGCGCATCGTCGCCGGTGACCAGTACATGAGCGTCTTCAAGTCGTACCCGCAGGAGGCCAACGCCGTCGCCGAGATGGCCGTCGCGCTGGCCAAGGGCGAGAAGCTGGACTCCATCGCCAAGGACAAGGTCTCCAGTGGCAGCGCGAAGGACGTCCCGTCCGCGCTGATCCCGGTCGTGTCGCTGACCACGGACAACATCAACGACACGGTCATCAAGGAGGGCTTCTACACGGTCCCCGAGATCTGCACGGCGAAGTACAAGAGCGCCTGCGACAAGATCGGCCTCAGCTAAGCAGCATCAGGTCCCTTTCCAGGTGCGGGAATTCGTCCTTGAATCTCCGCACGGGACATGACTCCTCCGGCGCCCCGCGCATACGTCAGCCCCGCAAGCTCGGTGCGGGGCGCCGGACGGAATCCCGCGGGTATCCCCCGCCCACCCACCCTGCATTCTCTGCACAACCCTTCCGCCGGGTCAGGCGGCGAAGGAGATGGTTCACGTGTCCGCTACGCCCGTGCTGGCGTTGCGCGGGGTCTCCAAGCGATTCGGTGCCGTCCAGGCGCTCACCGATGTAGAGCTTGAGGTCCACGGCGGTGAAGTGGTCGCCCTGGTGGGCGACAACGGCGCCGGAAAGTCCACGCTGGTCAAGACGATCGCCGGCGTGCACCCCATCGATGAGGGCGTCATCGAATGGGAGGGCAAGGCCGTTTCGATCAACCGGCCGCACGACGCCCAGAGCCTGGGCATCGCGACGGTCTACCAGGACCTCGCGCTGTGCGACAACATCGATGTCGTCGGCAACCTGTATCTGGGCCGTGAGGTCCGCAAATGGGGTGTGCTCGACGAGGTCGAGATGGAGCGCCGCTCACGCGAGCTGCTCCAGACCCTGTCGATCCGCATCCCCAGCGTGCGCATCCCGATCGCCTCGCTCTCCGGCGGTCAGCGCCAGACCGTGGCCATCGCGCGCTCCATGCTCGGCGAGCCCAAGCTGGTCATCCTCGACGAGCCCACCGCCGCCCTCGGTGTCGAGCAGACCGCGCAGGTCCTCGACCTGGTCGAGCGGCTGCGCGAGCGGGGCCACGCGGTCATCCTCATCAGCCACAACATGGCCGATGTGAAGGCCGTCGCCGACAAGGTCGCCGTGCTGCGCCTCGGCCGCAACAACGGCGTCTTCGAGGTCAAGACGACCTCGCAGGAGGAGATCATCTCCGCCATCACCGGCGCCACCGACAACGCCGTGACCCGCCGTGCGGCGCGCACGACCGGGGAGGTTTCCAAGTGAGCATCGAAAAGACCTCCGCGACGGCTCAGGACCACGATGTCGTCAACACCGAGGCCGCCGCGGCC contains the following coding sequences:
- a CDS encoding ROK family transcriptional regulator, which codes for METPGSQSSLHRANLERVVRAVRLAGSLTQAEIARTTGLSAATVSNIVRELKDGGTVEVTPTSAGGRRARSVSLSGDAGIVIGVDFGHTHLRVAVGNLAHQVLAEESEPLDVDASSAQGFDRAEQLVNRLIEATGVDRSKIAGVGLGVPGPIDVESGTLGSSAILPGWIGTKPAEELRGRLGVPVHVDNDANLGALGEMVWGSGRGVRDLAYIKVASGVGAGLVINGKIYRGPGGTAGEIGHITLDESGPVCRCGNRGCLETFAAARYVLPLLQSSHGTDLTMEGVVRLARDGDPGCRRVIADVGRHIGSGVANLCNLLNPSRVVLGGDLAEAGELVLGPIRESVGRYAIPSAARQLSVLPGALGGRAEVLGALALALSEMGDSTLLDGTLHAATPVFT
- a CDS encoding sugar ABC transporter substrate-binding protein → MRRAAVAVAAGAMAVSLAACGSAEEAGGNNDSTASAAKGDDIKVGLLLPENQTARYEKFDRPLIEKKIKELTNGKATIDYNNAKQDANLQAQQVDTMITNKVDVLILDAVDAKAIKNSVQKAVDQGIKVVAYDRLAEGPISGYTSFDNEEVGRTQGEALLKALGDKATKDSKIVMINGSVTDPNAAQFKKGAHSALDGKVTIAKEYDTKEWKPENANSEMEAAISAVGKNDIAGVYSANDGMAGGIITALNAAGIKVPVTGQDAELAAVQRIVAGDQYMSVFKSYPQEANAVAEMAVALAKGEKLDSIAKDKVSSGSAKDVPSALIPVVSLTTDNINDTVIKEGFYTVPEICTAKYKSACDKIGLS
- a CDS encoding ATP-binding cassette domain-containing protein, which produces MVHVSATPVLALRGVSKRFGAVQALTDVELEVHGGEVVALVGDNGAGKSTLVKTIAGVHPIDEGVIEWEGKAVSINRPHDAQSLGIATVYQDLALCDNIDVVGNLYLGREVRKWGVLDEVEMERRSRELLQTLSIRIPSVRIPIASLSGGQRQTVAIARSMLGEPKLVILDEPTAALGVEQTAQVLDLVERLRERGHAVILISHNMADVKAVADKVAVLRLGRNNGVFEVKTTSQEEIISAITGATDNAVTRRAARTTGEVSK